In one window of Deinococcus hopiensis KR-140 DNA:
- the modA gene encoding molybdate ABC transporter substrate-binding protein, with amino-acid sequence MKRNPIRQGLLLTLLLISASAQAASLTVFAAASLTDAFTELGKAFDAGTGNTTTFQFAGSQALRTQLENGARADVYASANAAQFNPLVQAGLLNAGQPFVSNRLAIITQKNNRRVKTLTDLLRPGVKLVIADKAVPAGDYTRRMLTAIDKSGTYGRDFSARLLQNVVSEEPNVRQVALKVQLGEADAAVVYITDVTPGLKAAVRVIALPSRFNQRASYPIATLKRSGNADTARAFVNFVLSPGGQKILRKWGFLRPL; translated from the coding sequence ATGAAACGTAACCCTATTCGGCAAGGCTTGCTGCTGACCCTCCTCCTCATCTCTGCTTCAGCACAAGCCGCCAGCCTTACCGTCTTCGCCGCAGCCTCGTTGACCGACGCCTTTACTGAACTCGGGAAGGCCTTTGACGCCGGAACGGGCAATACCACCACGTTCCAGTTTGCGGGCTCGCAGGCGCTGAGAACCCAGCTGGAAAATGGAGCCCGCGCGGACGTTTACGCCAGTGCCAACGCGGCGCAGTTCAATCCGCTCGTCCAGGCCGGACTCCTGAATGCCGGTCAACCTTTCGTGAGCAACAGGCTGGCGATCATCACCCAGAAGAACAACCGGCGGGTTAAGACGCTCACAGACCTGCTCCGGCCAGGTGTCAAGCTGGTGATTGCCGACAAGGCCGTTCCGGCGGGAGATTACACCCGGCGGATGCTGACCGCCATCGACAAGTCTGGGACCTACGGCAGGGACTTCTCGGCGCGGCTGTTGCAAAACGTCGTGAGCGAGGAGCCAAACGTACGGCAGGTGGCGCTGAAGGTGCAACTCGGCGAGGCTGACGCCGCGGTGGTCTACATCACCGACGTCACACCGGGTCTGAAAGCGGCGGTCCGGGTCATTGCCCTGCCGTCCCGATTCAATCAGCGCGCCAGTTATCCTATCGCCACCCTCAAAAGATCGGGAAACGCCGACACGGCGCGGGCATTTGTGAACTTTGTACTGTCTCCCGGTGGACAGAAGATTCTGAGGAAGTGGGGCTTTCTCCGTCCCCTGTGA
- a CDS encoding winged helix-turn-helix domain-containing protein, producing MRQEELFRALQRPPVSGGLWTSKKVQRHIQEYFRIELTEVCGWDYLKRLGFIFQTLWLTHVEATFLEEQGAPHGWGASSRERLSIHVVSTHPGRGGCPALG from the coding sequence GTGCGGCAGGAGGAATTATTTCGGGCACTCCAGAGACCACCTGTTTCGGGCGGTCTCTGGACCAGCAAAAAGGTCCAGAGACATATCCAGGAGTATTTTAGAATCGAATTGACAGAGGTGTGTGGCTGGGACTATTTGAAAAGACTTGGCTTTATTTTTCAGACTCTTTGGCTGACTCATGTGGAGGCCACTTTTCTCGAAGAACAGGGAGCGCCTCACGGATGGGGAGCTTCCTCAAGGGAGCGTCTCTCCATCCACGTGGTATCAACTCATCCCGGAAGAGGAGGGTGCCCTGCTTTGGGATGA